A genomic stretch from Candidatus Palauibacter australiensis includes:
- a CDS encoding amidase family protein, translating to MLERRDPALFPAREQARRIRAGALSAADLLRACLVRVERHNAELNAVVTLNPAAEAEAAAVDASLAADEDPGPLAGLVVGIKDVTETADLRTTYGSPLFADHVPEEDALVVRRLREAGAVILGKTNTPEFAAGGNTWNEVFGVTRNPWNPALSAGGSTGGGAVALATGMISLAQGTDLGGSLRIPASFCGIAGLRPTPGLVPTVPAAYLWDDLQSTGLMARDPADVAFGLRAISGPDPASPVCAPEPRWPEPGAADLAGGRWAYCGDIARIGIDGGVEAACRGALASLRSEGARVDEVDLDLSWAWDAFLVLRGHWFVSHFEAELHRVDAFGPNVSANLRSGLALTPAEIGAAENARRRVREALLALLERYDALLTPCMAIPPFPAKQNYPETVGGRPMKTYVDWIAPTFLLSMPGLPVACVPAGLDAAGLPVGLQVVGPASGEGQTLAVASAIQASRPIGLPPMVADD from the coding sequence GTGCTCGAACGCCGCGATCCGGCGCTGTTCCCGGCGCGCGAGCAGGCCCGGCGCATCCGCGCGGGCGCGCTGAGCGCGGCCGACCTGCTCCGGGCCTGCCTGGTCCGCGTCGAACGTCACAACGCCGAGCTCAACGCCGTCGTCACCCTGAACCCGGCAGCGGAGGCGGAGGCGGCCGCGGTCGACGCCTCCCTCGCGGCAGACGAGGATCCGGGACCCCTCGCCGGGCTCGTCGTCGGCATCAAGGACGTGACCGAGACGGCCGACCTCCGCACGACGTACGGCTCGCCGCTGTTCGCCGACCACGTGCCCGAAGAGGATGCGCTCGTCGTGCGTCGCCTGCGCGAGGCCGGCGCGGTGATCCTCGGTAAGACGAATACGCCGGAGTTCGCGGCGGGCGGAAACACGTGGAACGAAGTGTTCGGCGTGACGCGGAACCCGTGGAATCCCGCCCTCAGCGCGGGAGGGTCCACCGGAGGCGGCGCGGTCGCCCTCGCGACGGGGATGATCTCGCTCGCGCAGGGCACCGACCTCGGCGGCTCGCTGCGGATCCCGGCCTCGTTCTGCGGAATCGCCGGGCTTCGCCCCACCCCGGGGCTCGTCCCGACGGTGCCGGCCGCCTACCTGTGGGACGATCTGCAGTCGACCGGCCTGATGGCCCGGGATCCGGCGGACGTCGCTTTCGGGCTCCGCGCGATCTCGGGACCCGATCCGGCCTCGCCCGTGTGCGCACCCGAGCCGCGCTGGCCGGAACCCGGCGCCGCGGATCTCGCCGGAGGCCGCTGGGCCTACTGCGGCGACATCGCGCGCATCGGAATCGACGGCGGCGTGGAGGCGGCATGCCGCGGGGCGCTGGCGTCGCTACGGTCGGAGGGCGCGCGGGTCGACGAGGTCGATCTCGACCTCTCCTGGGCGTGGGACGCGTTCCTCGTTCTCCGCGGACACTGGTTCGTGTCGCATTTCGAGGCCGAACTCCACCGGGTCGACGCCTTCGGCCCCAACGTGTCGGCCAACCTACGCTCCGGACTGGCCCTGACCCCGGCCGAGATCGGGGCGGCGGAGAACGCGCGCCGCCGGGTGAGGGAAGCGCTTCTCGCACTCCTCGAACGGTACGACGCGCTCCTGACGCCGTGCATGGCGATCCCGCCCTTCCCGGCGAAGCAGAACTACCCGGAGACGGTCGGGGGGCGGCCGATGAAGACGTACGTGGACTGGATCGCCCCCACCTTTCTGCTCTCGATGCCCGGCCTGCCCGTGGCCTGCGTCCCGGCCGGGTTGGATGCC